A single region of the Zootoca vivipara chromosome 2, rZooViv1.1, whole genome shotgun sequence genome encodes:
- the SLC6A7 gene encoding LOW QUALITY PROTEIN: sodium-dependent proline transporter (The sequence of the model RefSeq protein was modified relative to this genomic sequence to represent the inferred CDS: deleted 2 bases in 1 codon; substituted 1 base at 1 genomic stop codon): MKNQEHHPQKPVIPDLLMTPSDQGDGDLEIEYPEDRGNWTGKLDFLLSCIGYCVGLGNVWRFPYRAYTNGGGAFLVPYFIMLAICGIPIFFMELSLGQFSSLGPLAVWKISPLFKGVGMATILIVCLVAIYYNMIIAYVLFYLFASLTKNLPWQYCGNWWNTDLCLDHHIMRTGNGAVPLNISNTVSPSEEYWSRYVLHIQESSGIGDPGRIRWNLCLCLLLAWVIVYLCILKGVKSSGKVVYFTATFPYLILIMLLIRGVTLEGAWLGIKFYLTPQFDLLLSPKVWIEAALQIFYSLGVGFGGLLTFASYNTFHQNIYRDTFIVTVGNAITSILAGFAIFSVLGYMSQELGVPVQEVAKAGPGLAFVVYPQAMTMLPLAPFWSFLFFFMLLTLGLDSQVRVXSAVRKDLNYMLKRMVLMAYKRASVFICVQFAFLETIVTAVTDEFPYYLRPKKAFFSGVVCIVMFLMGLILTTEGGMYWLVLLDDYSAGFGLMVVVITTCLVVTRVYGMKRFCRDIHMMLGFKPGIYFKACWLFLSPVTMMALLVYSIIKYEPSEYNGSYRFPFWAEILGILMGIISCLMVPTGMVFAVLHEEGTLWQRIQQASRPTMDWGPSLEENRTGMYVATLAGSQSPKPLMVHMRKYGGITSYENIAFQVDKEIEEDEEESMI; encoded by the exons ATGAAGAACCAGGAGCATCATCCTCAGAAG CCAGTGATTCCAGACTTGCTAATGACTCCAAGCGATCAAGGAGATGGTGACCTGGAGATTGAGTACCCTGAAGACAGAGGGAATTGGACAGGCAAGCTAGATTTCCTTTTGTCCTGTATTGGCTACTGTGTTGGACTGGGGAACGTCTGGAGGTTTCCATACCGCGCTTACACAAATGGAGGAG GGGCATTCCTTGTTCCTTATTTCATCATGCTGGCGATCTGTGGGATTCCCATCTTCTTTATGGAGCTGTCGCTGGGCCAGTTCTCCAGCTTGGGGCCTCTTGCTGTTTGGAAGATAAGCCCTCTGtttaaag GTGTTGGCATGGCCACAATCCTGATTGTCTGCCTGGTGGCCATTTACTATAACATGATCATTGCCTACGTTCTCTTCTACCTCTTTGCCTCGCTGACAAAAAACTTGCCCTGGCAGTACTGCGGCAACTGGTGGaacacagacctgtgcctggacCACCACATCATGCGCACGGGGAATGGCGCTGTCCCCCTCAACATCTCTAACACTGTCAGCCCAAGTGAGGAATACTGGAG TCGTTATGTCCTGCACATCCAGGAGAGCTCGGGGATTGGCGATCCTGGGAGGATCCGCTGGAATCTATGCCTGTGTCTTCTCCTCGCCTGGGTCATTGTGTACCTATGTATCCTAAAGGGAGTCAAATCCTCCGGCAAG GTTGTATATTTCACAGCTACCTTTCCTTACCTCATCCTGATCATGCTCCTGATTCGAGGTGTGACCCTGGAAGGAGCCTGGTTAGGAATCAAGTTCTATCTCACACCACAGTTTGACCTGCTACTGTCTCCCAAG GTGTGGATTGAAGCAGCTTTACAGATCTTCTACTCTCTTGGAGTAGGATTTGGGGGACTTCTCACCTTTGCATCATATAACACCTTCCACCAGAACATTTACAG GGATACGTTTATAGTTACTGTGGGCAATGCTATCACCAGTATCTTGGCTGGCTTTGCCATCTTCTCTGTTTTGGGCTACATGTCCCAAGAACTTGGCGTCCCCGTTCAGGAAGTTGCCAAAGCAG GTCCAGGCTTGGCATTCGTGGTGTATCCACAAGCCATGACAATGCTTCCTCTTGCTCCTTTCtggtctttcctttttttcttcatgcTGTTGACACTTGGCCTGGACAGTCAGGTAAGAGTGTAGTCTGCTGTGAGGAAGGACTTGAACTATATG CTCAAGCGAATGGTGCTTATGGCTTACAAGAGAGCATCTGTTTTTATCTGTGTGCAGTTTGCCTTTCTAGAGACCATTGTTACTGCGGTGACAGATGAGTTCCCATATTACCTGCGGCCAAAGAAGGCTTTTTTCTCAGGCGTCGTTTGTATTGTGATGTTCCTGATGGGGCTCATCCTCACAACAGAG GGCGGGATGTATTGGCTGGTGCTGCTGGATGACTATAGCGCTGGGTTTGGACTCATGGTAGTGGTCATTACCACTTGCCTGGTGGTGACACGTGTCTATG GCATGAAGAGATTCTGCCGTGACATTCATATGATGCTGGGTTTCAAGCCAGGGATATACTTCAAAGCCTGCTGGTTGTTCCTTTCTCCAGTGACAATGATG GCTCTGCTGGTGTACAGCATCATCAAGTATGAACCATCAGAGTATAATGGATCCTATCGTTTTCCATTCTGGGCTGAGATTCTGGGCATCCTGATGGGAATCATATCCTGCCTGATGGTCCCCACAGGGATGGTTTTTGCTGTGCTCCACGAGGAAGGAACACTCTGGCAG AGAATCCAGCAAGCTAGCAGGCCAACCATGGACTGGGGTCCATCCCTGGAGGAGAACAGAACTGGCATGTATGTGGCTACTCTGGCAGGCAGCCAGTCACCTAAACCTTTGATGGTTCACATGCGGAAATATGGAGGGATCACCAGCTACGAGAACATAGCCTTTCAGGTAGATAAAGAGATTGAAGAGGATGAGGAAGAGTCCATGATCTGA